Below is a genomic region from Fusobacterium sp. DD2.
TTTTTGATAGTTGAGCAGTTGTTTGAGGAAAAATATATTCCATAACTCTTCCATCTACCTTTACTTTATAAATATCATCAATGTAGAGGTCTCCTGCACCGGAATACTTAGGATCAAAAACTCTTATTTTATTGCAGACATTATTTTCGTCAGTTTCAAAAATAACCTGAAGATACTCAGAAAACTCTTTTATTTTTGTTTTCCCGCCATTTTTAATTCTAGAAATTTCCAATAACATATATACTCCTCCTGCATAATTTATTAATATATCTGACTACCATTATACCACATATAATAAAAAAACCACCCTTTAAAATAAAGGATGGCTTTCTTTTATAATATTATGGTGTTTTATCTGTTTTTTTCAAGGTAGTCTATTGCAAATTGTGCATATAAGCTTGCACCTATTTCCAATGCATCTTCATCCATATTGAAGTGTTCATTATGATGAGGGGCATTTATTCCTTTGGCATCATTTCTGATACCTACAAATGCAAGTGCTCCAGGAAGTGCTCTTGTGAAATATGCAAAATCTTCTCCACCAGTAGTTTTTTCATACTTAACTATGCTATCTTCTCCATAAAGTTTAGCCTGAGCATCATAAAGAATTTTTGAGATTTCAGGGTTGTTAGATAGAGGTGGGACAACTCTTCTCATTTCAACAGATCCAGTTGCTCCATAAGCGGCACAGACGCCATTTACAACTCTTTCAAGCTTATTAGGTATATCTTCCCATATCTTTTCATCAAATGATCTGGAAGTACCTTCTATAAGTCCTTCACCAGGAATTATATTGAACCTTGTTCCAACATCTATTTTACCAACAGTAATAACAAGTGTATCTAATGGATCTGTATTTCTGCTTACAAGATGTTGTAGGTTCATAACAATTGATGATGCAACAACTGCAGCATCAATAGTATCCTGTGGCATTGATCCATGCCCAGATCTACCTTTTATTCTAATTAGGAAATGGTCAGCTGCAGCCATTCTAGGCCCTGCTTCTAAAGATACCTTTCCAACTTCTACTCCTTGCCATAGATGGATACCAAAGACTGCATCTACCTCTTTTAAGATACCAGATTCATCTATCATCTCTTTAGCCCCTGTTCCAATCTCTTCTGCTTTTTGGAATAGTAGAACTACAGTACCATTAAGTTCATCTTTTACTTCATTTAAAACATGAGCAGCTCCTAAAAGCATAGCAGTATGACCATCATGACCGCATGCATGCATACGTCCTTCATTTTGAGATTTATATGGTACATCATTTTTTTCACATACTTCAAGTGCGTCCATATCAGCTCTTAAAAGCACTGTTTTACCAGGTTTTCCACCTTTTATTCTGGCAATAATACCAGTTTTGGCAACTATTTCATATGGAATTCCAAGTTTATCAAGTTCCTGCTGTACAACTTTAGAGGTATTAAATTCATTATTACTTGACTCTGGATGCATATGGAAATATCTTCTTTTTTCAATAATATAATCTTTGTATTTTTCAGTTATCTTTCTAATATTCATATTTTTTCCTCCAAGACTATTTATAAATAAAATTAAAGATTTTGAAGCATACTTGCAAAAATTCCACCAACTACTACAGAAGCTATAGTAACAGATGTAAATCCACCAATTAACATCTTAGGCATCATAACATCATTTAGATATTTTATTTCCTCTTTATTATCAGTTAAAGAGTTAATTGCTTCTGTTGTAAGTATAAAGTTAGGTGGGAAACCATAAAGTGCATTAAGTGCAATAGGAAGTGCCATATATTTAGATTCGTGAAGAATAATTCCAGCTATCCATGCAAATATTAGAAGTCCAATTACACCAATTATGATAATTCCTACTAATGGACCTGCAACCTGTTCAAGCATTTCAGGTGTTGCTTTACTAAGTCCACCAA
It encodes:
- a CDS encoding amidohydrolase, translating into MNIRKITEKYKDYIIEKRRYFHMHPESSNNEFNTSKVVQQELDKLGIPYEIVAKTGIIARIKGGKPGKTVLLRADMDALEVCEKNDVPYKSQNEGRMHACGHDGHTAMLLGAAHVLNEVKDELNGTVVLLFQKAEEIGTGAKEMIDESGILKEVDAVFGIHLWQGVEVGKVSLEAGPRMAAADHFLIRIKGRSGHGSMPQDTIDAAVVASSIVMNLQHLVSRNTDPLDTLVITVGKIDVGTRFNIIPGEGLIEGTSRSFDEKIWEDIPNKLERVVNGVCAAYGATGSVEMRRVVPPLSNNPEISKILYDAQAKLYGEDSIVKYEKTTGGEDFAYFTRALPGALAFVGIRNDAKGINAPHHNEHFNMDEDALEIGASLYAQFAIDYLEKNR